GCATTTAGTAATTTAGCTAAACCTCTAGGTATTTTGGCTGGTTTATTTTCTTTTTTAAATAACTCTCTTCTATTTGCTTCTAACAAATTTGGTTCTAATCCTAAGTACTCCGCTGCTGAAATTACTTTACATCCTACATCTTTTGCTACTTCTTTAACTGGTTTTAAGATTGTACTATGGTTAAGATCCCTTAGGACATGATGATCAATTATAGCATACTGAAGCCCGTTTTTTACAATAAACTCCATATTTCTGATAGACTTATCTAAATCTTCTTTAGAAAGAGCTCTGCCAAGTAAATAACTTAGAGGACCGTCAATAATAATAATATTTGGCTGTATTTTCTTAGTAAATTCGACATGTTGATCTTTTGGGGCTCCTTCAATATCAGATGTAAATAAAACTGTCCCATCCTTGTCCGTAATTCCCACTTGAACAACATAACCAAGTCTCTCATCAGCACCATGTGGAACAGCATTTGAAAAAATAATTTTTGTAGAACCAAAGGTAAACTCTTTACCATCTGCTATTTCGATCTTTTTAGGTTTGTCCTTAATTGCTTTTAGAAACTTAGGAGCTCTTCTAAATTTTTGGCTATTATTTATATTATTTGTAGGATCTTTAATAAATACAATTTTATCTTTATAAATATCTATTGGAACCACATACCCTGGATCATGATGATCATAGTGATAATGAGTTATAACTATTACGTCAACATCCTTAGATACTTCATAAATTTTCTTTGCTAGTTCTGTTAGTTTCTCAACTTCTAATTGATGAGGAGGAAGTCCGTATCTTCTTGGAGCTAAAGACACTGCGGGATCTATAAGAATTCTAACATCTTTTGTTTCTACTAACGTTGCTTGTGATCTAACTCCAAGGCTTTCAAATGCTAATGGAGTTATTTTCATTTTATCAAATTACATTATAACCTCATAGTATTAATATCTAATAATGTTTCTCTCAGTCTTCTTTTGAATTCCTCTAGTTCTTGATAAGCTATTCTTAACCCATAATTTGTTCCTCTTTTCTCCATATATTTGCCGATTCCATAAATAGCTAAGCCAGATATTGTGGTAATGTGGAATGGATCATCAAGACCAAAGGCTATGAATTTCCCAATAGTTTGTGTAGTTTTTCCTTTTGGCTCATAGTCACCTAAAATTTCTTTCATATAAAATAAATTTTACATTTAACGATTTAAGAAGTAAGGTAAGGTAATATGGTATTTGCTTTTGTTATTTTATCTAAGGTACTATATTACAAAGATTTCATCTTTTTGTAAATTATTCATTACTATACCCTTGTTGTTAACGTATATCATATCTTCTATTCTAATTCCAAACTTGCCTGGTAAATAAATCCCTGGTTCGACTGTAAAGACCATATTTTTTTCGATTTTTCTCTTATAGTTTGGGGCTATATAAGGGTCTTCATGCACATCAATTCCAATACCATGACCAGTTCTATGAATGAAATACTCGCCATACCCATATGATGAAATCACTTGTCTTGCTATCTTGTCTATTTCACATGCTTGAATCCCTCCCTTTACTGCATCTTCTGCTTTAGCTTGAGCTTCCCTCACAATTTCGAAGATTTTCTTAACTTCCTCTGAAGGCTGGCCAATACTCACAACTCTTGTTGTATCTGTTGAATATCCGTTATATTTTACTCCAAAGTCAAAAATTATAATGTCGCCAGTTCTAATTTCTCTACTTGTAGACCTTAAGTGTGGCATGGATGTATTTGGACCAGAGGTCACTATAGGTTCAAAAGATACTCCTTCTGCACCATTAGTGATAAACTCATCAACTAGAATCTTAGCGACTTTTCTCTCACTCATTCCAGGCTTTATTTGATTAATCGTGTTAAGGAACGCTTTTTCAGCTATTTGTAAGCCTTTTTTCATAATTTCGATTTCCTCGTCTTGCTTAATTATGCGTAATTCTCTCATAATCTCACTTGCTTTAAGCAGTTGTGAAGGGGTAAAATAATTTATAATATCAACAGTAAAGGAGGACCATAATGTATCATCTATAGCAATACTTTTTCCTTTTTCTAATTTTATTTTTTTATATGGATTCTCGTCATCATTATAAGAAATTATGGGAAAGTTAAATTTTGATAATTGTTCCTCATAAAGCTTAGGGGCTAAGAAATATGCATCCCAATAATCTACAATGAAAAACAAAGGCCTTTCCATTTGTTCTTCAGTAAATCCAGTCAAGTAAAACATGTTACTCCCTGGACCAAGAACAATGTAATCAATTTTTTTCTCTTTCATAAATTCTCTAAGCTTGCCTATCTTTCCCATATAGCCTTTTTAAGCCAAAGAGATATATAACTTCTATGGCTTTAATACCTTTAATTTATTCAGATGTATATTTATTACATCAAAGTAAATATCATCATGTGGAAAATCCAG
The nucleotide sequence above comes from Sulfurisphaera javensis. Encoded proteins:
- a CDS encoding MBL fold metallo-hydrolase, translated to MKITPLAFESLGVRSQATLVETKDVRILIDPAVSLAPRRYGLPPHQLEVEKLTELAKKIYEVSKDVDVIVITHYHYDHHDPGYVVPIDIYKDKIVFIKDPTNNINNSQKFRRAPKFLKAIKDKPKKIEIADGKEFTFGSTKIIFSNAVPHGADERLGYVVQVGITDKDGTVLFTSDIEGAPKDQHVEFTKKIQPNIIIIDGPLSYLLGRALSKEDLDKSIRNMEFIVKNGLQYAIIDHHVLRDLNHSTILKPVKEVAKDVGCKVISAAEYLGLEPNLLEANRRELFKKENKPAKIPRGLAKLLNAGDN
- a CDS encoding M24 family metallopeptidase translates to MGKIGKLREFMKEKKIDYIVLGPGSNMFYLTGFTEEQMERPLFFIVDYWDAYFLAPKLYEEQLSKFNFPIISYNDDENPYKKIKLEKGKSIAIDDTLWSSFTVDIINYFTPSQLLKASEIMRELRIIKQDEEIEIMKKGLQIAEKAFLNTINQIKPGMSERKVAKILVDEFITNGAEGVSFEPIVTSGPNTSMPHLRSTSREIRTGDIIIFDFGVKYNGYSTDTTRVVSIGQPSEEVKKIFEIVREAQAKAEDAVKGGIQACEIDKIARQVISSYGYGEYFIHRTGHGIGIDVHEDPYIAPNYKRKIEKNMVFTVEPGIYLPGKFGIRIEDMIYVNNKGIVMNNLQKDEIFVI